The sequence below is a genomic window from Trichosurus vulpecula isolate mTriVul1 chromosome 5, mTriVul1.pri, whole genome shotgun sequence.
agcctttcctgattccctcagacTACCATGCCTTTAActtctgttgctgttgttgaggtgtttcagtcacatctgacccttcatcaccccatttgaggttttcttggcaaagatactggagcagtttgccgtttccttctccagctcattttacagatgaggaaactgaggcaaacagactgaagtgcctttcccagggtcacacagcgagtaagcatctgaggccagatgtgaactcaggcctgactcaggcccagctctctatgcactgagccacctagctgtcctgcatTTAACTACTCAAATGATAAAGTGGTGGCagtaagcaaaacaaaaacatagcACATGAATTTATTGATTGTGCTTCcttcaagtcaaatcaataagcatttattaaccgccttctacatgccaggtactgtggtcGATAccaggggtacaaagacaaatagTACAAAGACAAACAGTCCCTGAGAGTCCCTGCTCTCCGGAGCTCATGTTGTGATAGGGGAGGTCAACATATCAAAGGGAGTAGTAGATGGATACAATTCTAGATCAAAACCTGTCTTAGAGATAGGAGAGTAAAAGAGTACACTCCCAGAcacagccctcctcctcctcttcttcctcctccccacaaacGTGAAAACTGCATTCTCCCCAAACCTCGGATATCTATCTTCTCATGTTACAAGGGCCTCCCTATGTCCCTGGGACACAGGTCTTCTATCTtatgtaaatacaaaattatacaaaataattttgagagagagagaccacTCCTAGAAAGACTAGGAAAGACCTCATGTGAGAGACTGAACCTGAGCTTTgccctgaaggaagctagggaatctATGAAGCAAAGGTGAGGGTGACAGACAACTTTGCCTGGAGGTTGTCCAAAGTATGGGGGAGGATGGGGTGTTATGTATTAAGAACAGCCAACAGGCCAGAGTTTGGTTTTAGACCATTCTCCATTGGACAGGTGCTATACTTACACTTGCTGGTCATTAATCATTCCATATGGGACATCCGGGGAAGCCCCAGACATGCTCACCTGTTGGACCATGAGCTTCTCAAACTCTTCTACTATCTCAGTCAAGCTGAGCCACTTGATTCCTGGAATGAGTCCGAGGATTCGACTGCCCGTCTTCATCAGTACCAAATCCACCTGTACTTGAGCAAGGAGCCCAGGATGTAGCACCTGTAGTAGAAAAAGGAGCAGCAGTGACCAGGGCATGCCCCTCGAGCCCAGTTACATGGAGTGTTTACAAAGTTCATGGAACCACGTCGGTGCCACACTGAGGCAAAAGAAAGACATTCATCACTGGAGGCATCTCCCTGCTCTCCGTCCCTTGACCTGCGGCTGAGATATGCTCTATTGGCCAACAACATTTATAGGACGCACTGGACCAGGGCTAGGCAGAAGCTGGGTTCCAGATCTCCTGGTGCTCAGCAATCATCGCTTCAACTAGCATTTCCAGTGCAGTCTTTTTCAAAACCAGAAGAGCACTTGGGTCTTCCTATTCAGAGAACTGAGGGAGACCAGTTAGACAAGTAACTTCATTTTCCCCATATATCAAATTAGTAGGGTTAGAATAGTTGACTTCTATGGCCCCTTATACCACTAATGTTCCATAGGTCTAAGTTACCTATTAAGTCCTTGAGTCATGGTGCTATGCAGGCACTGAACAAAAGTGTTTGAACCACAGAAATGAGTGGAGGGGATGCAGAAGTAGCAGTTGGCAAGTAGAGCTAACTAGGAACTTTTCCCAGGGAGTAACTGTTTAGTAGTTTTGGAGGAGGAAAAACTCCTGGTTAGGCAGGGGGTATGGACCCACCAGAAAAGCATGAACTTACTTTAATAGCTGCTGGGATGAAGTGTTTTGGCCCATGTAGACAGTCAGCAGGTGGGGTAAAGGATGTGTCCTGTTTTGATGCAGTCAGGTAGGACATGGGGACAAGTAGATCTTCTGGAAAAGCTTGATCTGTCAACATCCCTTTAGGCTTCTGCCCCTTCCAAAAATATCCTAAGAGCCTCCCCAGCCCTGCCACCTCCCAAGCTTCAAAAGAGGAGGTGCCCCTAGAGGCCTCCACAAGTTTCTGGAAGCAGGCATGGTCAAGGAAGGCAGTGTCAACATAAGCTTTATACACTTGGGCCACACAGCCTGAGCCCACCGGGTCCTGACTCTCAAAATGAAGGGCTCGGCCCCACTCACTCCCAAACACCTTTTGAAGCAAATGCTGGGTGTGAGCCCACGTGTGGGGGGCCACTTGAACGTGCAGCCTGGAGAACTTGGTGCAGAACTCTTCCGAGAAAAGATCCCGCCTTGTGCTTGCCCACTGGCCCAGTTTGATGTACGTGGGGCCTGAGGACTCCGTAGCCATCAGAAGCCAGTTCAACCAGAGGGTGTAGGAGCAGGGAACCAGGTAGGTAAAAGGGTACAGCAGAAGAAGCGGGGTGAATTTCACCAGCAGAACACAGGCCCGGAACCATATTCGGAGGCCAAAGGCAAAGTTCAGGAAAAGACCGTTTATGAACCCAGTTTTGGAAACATTGCCTGCCACCCTGACTTCCTTAGAGGCACTCTTACAAGTACCTGTCTGACCCCGGCTTCCAGGGGACACCATAAGAAGCCCTCCTGAAGTCAAAATGAGTTTGGGTAATGAGCCCAAAAGAAGCCAGCAAATTCTGGAATTGGGTGGGCATATAATCTGTCTACGTCTCCATCTAAGCAAACAAGATTTCTGCCTGACCTCAAAGCACCTTAGGTGTGACAGGTAAGTCTTGATGGAGAATCTCCAAGAAGTCATGATGACCCTGCAAACAAAGGCAAGCGGTCTCAGTTCTTTTCCTTCCTAAATGCCCGGGACACCCAGCTCCCTTGGGCTATCCAGGAGCATCTATTTGTCTTCTGTTTTCATCTTGGGGGGAAATTCAGTGACCAGAACTAAATGATCATAGTTAAACGGAGTCCCCCATGCAGCTTTGAACGTCAGGTTCACCCCAACCCGAAAAGCAAGAAGCATGGATTCCTGCTTGCTCCCCTAcctaggggtggggggagccttcagattccctccccactccacccgcCCCGCTTCAGGCGGGCCAGCAGGTGTGCACTCCTAGCTGGGAAACCCACAACATAACCTTCATCAGAGGAGACCTGGTGGGCAACAGAGAGCGGTCAGCATCTGCCCTAGCACTTCGCCTTTTGAATGAATCTCCCTGGCCTGGTGATGGCCTCACCGCCCCACGCTGGTACATTTCACCCGGCTGACAGCCTGCCCCATGCGATCACTTTCCTTCTCCGGCTGCATGTTTCCCTGGCTCTGAGGTTAAAACGGGGTTTATTCCCAAGAGCAAGCTGGCATCCCTGGGAGGTTGTGGCCCCTCTGACCCGGAGCGGTCCCTCACTCGGATTACTTTAGGATGGCCAGCCCTGGCTCTCAGCAGCCAGGACAGCCCGATTTCTGAAATCAAAGGCCGAGTACCCGGGGGAAACCAATCTGAAACACCCTAGAGCTACGGGCTTTGAAGGACTTCCGGGAACAGACAAGAGCCCTGCCCCCTTAAAGCGGCAGTAACCTTGAAGGTGAAGCCGCTTCATTTATACCTCTTTAAGCCCAGGGAGTCAAAGAACAAACCTCTGTGGGCGCTGATTCCAGAGTAGAATGCAGCCGTCACGGGGTATCAGTAGTGATTGGTTTCAGGAGTCTGCAGTCCTGTGGAAGTGATTTCATGCAGTCATTTAATTTCAGATCTTAACACATCAGCAAACTCATCTTAACATTTAGAAGGCCTCCATATATTCAAGATGAGGCAAAAGTCACCATGCCATTAATGCAAAGACAACTGGAATACAAAACGCAAAATAAAGCAAATTTATCTTAACGATATACATAAATGGACCTTCCTGTTATCCTCTTCTAAAGCTGGGGGGCCAGGGTTTCATGTCTAAGAGCATCAGGAACCACTGAGTTGGAGATTCCCAGACAGAACTGGTAAGGAGCTTTAGAGTAACTTGGTGGGACACATCATTGCCCTGCTCTTAGATAGCACCTGGGGGGGTTCTCTCCTAGAGGAGGCTACCCCAAGTTCGGAGTACTCTATACATTCAAAACCATAACCCATGAGACGCTACCAATGCATTAACTTTTATTAGCTTGAGGGCATAATTCActcaagcaaaggcatttaaacAATCAAAAACAGGTTTATAGTAAATTACCGTATTTCCCTATGTATGcaacacaccttaattttggggcccgaaatttgaaaaaaaatgtattacataaagttattgaactttGTCCACATTTGCAATCTGTCCCAACTCAAACTGATGTGTCTTCCGACATTGAATGACAAAacgatgaaattcaaggaccttttgctcatagctttcaggcatcttgtgggcaagtctggtgcctgtacacatgcttagtccattctgtttcatgaatctgaagcaccaactgtgtccttctttgaaatcagtaacttctttttcatcagtagttcttcttgcctcacgctgtaccatctttgtggacacaggattGCCCTTTGGTCTTCAATCCATATTTTCAATtacctctctaaatcaggccatttttcTGACTtccctctcatggccttcttctgctgtggcatgttcagtagggtttcttcttcccatagtcagtctcggattgttttctcagttggaggaggaccaaactttcagcagcacgatttccattcacttttgcaaactggatcacttttaacttgaattcagccctgtacaaaaatcttttctgagccatttctgggcagaacatgacAAAACGTAatctaatataccagtaacaaatgcgaaacaatgagcgcaaagacaacaagcacgaaaaagcaGGGAATGcgagtaaaaaaaatctacaaccactgtataagacgcacccagtttttagaccccaaatttttcgaaaaggggtgc
It includes:
- the ADCK2 gene encoding uncharacterized aarF domain-containing protein kinase 2 — translated: MQPEKESDRMGQAVSRVKCTSVGRVIMTSWRFSIKTYLSHLRCFEVRQKSCLLRWRRRQIICPPNSRICWLLLGSLPKLILTSGGLLMVSPGSRGQTGTCKSASKEVRVAGNVSKTGFINGLFLNFAFGLRIWFRACVLLVKFTPLLLLYPFTYLVPCSYTLWLNWLLMATESSGPTYIKLGQWASTRRDLFSEEFCTKFSRLHVQVAPHTWAHTQHLLQKVFGSEWGRALHFESQDPVGSGCVAQVYKAYVDTAFLDHACFQKLVEASRGTSSFEAWEVAGLGRLLGYFWKGQKPKGMLTDQAFPEDLLVPMSYLTASKQDTSFTPPADCLHGPKHFIPAAIKVLHPGLLAQVQVDLVLMKTGSRILGLIPGIKWLSLTEIVEEFEKLMVQQIDLRYEARNLECFQNNFLDVNFVRFPTPLQPFVTRDVLVETFEESVPVSRYQKSEIPTKLKGKIAKLGIDMLLKMVFVDNFVHADLHPGNILVQGADFPKESQGQRSLGATLMSEVRPTSSPLRLVLLDAGIVAGLQAADLENFRAVFTAVAMGQGERVAELILHHARANECQDVEKFKTEMAVLVSQARKNTITLEKLQVSNLLSSVFKLLMTHKVKLESNFASIVFAIMVLEGLGRSLDPKLDILEAAKPFLIKTSTFPSWLQW